From one Leifsonia soli genomic stretch:
- a CDS encoding regulatory protein RecX, translating to MKFPSSPEGDQGDGSVTPEAGEREHLAPVTPLRRASDRRTDGDDHPSRRGRASRDGAARDGAARDGAARPVVALPADGTRHDGATSAADAGWNNTWGAEPAAPSLADEAEADEETVRQARKTSGVAIRQLARRGMSRWELEQLLNRREIDPEVYGPELDRLEVLGVIDDAALATTLAFTQHSRKGLGRTAIEQELKRRHIEPELIEAALADIGDDDELERATELAVKRIGQLSTYDDETARRRLHGFLARKGYASDVVRQAMDAAFATRRSRGGSGVRFQ from the coding sequence GTGAAGTTTCCGTCCTCGCCGGAGGGCGACCAGGGCGACGGGTCCGTGACCCCGGAGGCGGGGGAGCGGGAGCACCTGGCTCCCGTGACCCCGCTCCGGCGGGCATCCGATCGCCGCACGGATGGCGACGACCATCCGTCCCGGCGCGGCCGGGCATCGCGAGACGGTGCGGCGCGAGACGGCGCGGCGCGAGATGGCGCGGCGCGACCGGTCGTGGCTCTCCCGGCGGACGGAACTCGGCACGACGGAGCGACGTCTGCCGCCGACGCCGGGTGGAACAACACCTGGGGGGCGGAGCCGGCTGCGCCGTCCCTGGCAGACGAAGCGGAGGCCGACGAGGAGACGGTCCGGCAGGCGCGCAAGACCTCCGGGGTCGCGATCCGCCAGCTGGCTCGGCGGGGCATGTCGCGCTGGGAGCTGGAGCAGCTGCTGAACCGTCGCGAGATCGATCCGGAGGTCTATGGGCCGGAGCTCGATCGGCTGGAGGTGCTCGGCGTGATCGACGATGCCGCTCTCGCTACGACGCTCGCCTTCACCCAGCACAGCCGGAAGGGGCTCGGACGCACCGCGATCGAGCAGGAACTCAAGCGCCGTCACATCGAACCGGAGCTGATCGAGGCCGCGCTGGCCGACATCGGCGACGACGACGAGCTGGAGCGCGCGACGGAGCTGGCCGTGAAGCGCATCGGGCAGCTGTCCACCTACGACGACGAGACCGCGCGCCGACGCCTGCACGGGTTCCTGGCGCGCAAGGGCTATGCGTCCGACGTCGTCCGGCAGGCGATGGATGCGGCGTTCGCGACCCGGCGCTCGCGCGGCGGTTCCGGGGTCCGCTTCCAGTAG
- the recA gene encoding recombinase RecA: MPSPADREKALETALAQIDRQFGKGSVMRLGSDERAPVEVVPTGSIALDVALGIGGIPRGRIVEIYGPESSGKTTLTLHAIANAQRAGGIAAFIDAEHALDPEYARKLGVDIDALLVSQPDTGEQALEIADMLVRSGSIDLIVIDSVAALVPRAEIEGEMGDAHVGLQARLMSQALRKLTGALSSTNTTMIFINQLREKVGVFFGSPETTAGGKALKFYASVRLDIRRIETLKDGTDAVGNRTRVKVVKNKMAPPFKQAEFDILYGVGISREGSLLDFGVEHGLVKKSGAWYTYEGDQLGQGKENSRNFLIANPDIAAEIEQKIKIKLGIVADPNAVAEEPSNVGSIEDKLQARKGA; encoded by the coding sequence ATGCCATCACCCGCAGACCGCGAGAAGGCCCTGGAAACAGCCCTCGCGCAGATCGACCGCCAGTTCGGCAAGGGCTCCGTCATGCGACTGGGCAGCGACGAGCGCGCCCCCGTCGAGGTCGTGCCGACCGGCTCCATCGCCCTCGACGTCGCGCTCGGCATCGGCGGCATCCCGCGCGGCCGGATCGTCGAGATCTACGGCCCGGAGTCGTCGGGTAAGACGACCCTCACCCTGCACGCCATCGCCAACGCCCAGCGGGCGGGCGGCATCGCGGCCTTCATCGACGCCGAGCACGCGCTCGACCCGGAGTACGCCCGCAAGCTCGGCGTCGACATCGACGCGCTCCTCGTCTCGCAGCCCGACACGGGTGAGCAGGCACTCGAGATCGCGGACATGCTGGTGCGCTCCGGCTCCATCGACCTGATCGTCATCGACTCCGTCGCCGCGCTCGTGCCCCGTGCCGAGATCGAGGGCGAGATGGGTGACGCGCACGTCGGCCTCCAGGCCCGGCTGATGTCGCAGGCGCTCCGCAAGCTGACGGGTGCTCTGAGCTCGACCAACACCACGATGATCTTCATCAACCAGCTCCGCGAGAAGGTCGGTGTGTTCTTCGGAAGCCCCGAGACCACCGCCGGTGGTAAGGCGCTCAAGTTCTACGCCTCCGTGCGACTCGACATCCGTCGTATCGAGACGCTGAAGGACGGCACGGACGCGGTCGGCAACCGGACCCGCGTGAAGGTCGTCAAGAACAAGATGGCTCCGCCCTTCAAGCAGGCCGAGTTCGACATCCTCTACGGCGTCGGGATCTCGCGCGAGGGCAGCCTGCTCGACTTCGGTGTGGAGCACGGCCTCGTGAAGAAGTCGGGTGCCTGGTACACCTACGAGGGCGACCAGCTCGGTCAGGGCAAGGAGAACTCGCGCAACTTCCTGATCGCCAACCCGGACATCGCGGCCGAGATCGAGCAGAAGATCAAGATCAAGCTGGGGATCGTGGCCGACCCGAACGCGGTGGCGGAAGAGCCGTCGAACGTCGGGTCGATCGAAGACAAGCTGCAGGCTCGAAAGGGCGCGTGA
- a CDS encoding DUF3046 domain-containing protein gives MKLSEFQRAVSDEFGSTYGQTLLTDLVIGELGGRTPNEAIAAGLSPRDVWIALCKETGVPQSHWYGAGKPAPKR, from the coding sequence ATGAAGCTCAGCGAGTTCCAGCGCGCCGTCTCCGACGAGTTCGGCAGCACCTACGGCCAGACGCTGCTGACCGACCTCGTCATCGGCGAACTCGGCGGCCGCACGCCGAACGAAGCCATCGCGGCCGGCCTGTCCCCGCGCGACGTGTGGATCGCCCTGTGCAAGGAGACCGGTGTGCCGCAGTCGCACTGGTACGGCGCCGGCAAGCCCGCCCCCAAGCGCTGA
- a CDS encoding helix-turn-helix domain-containing protein, whose protein sequence is MILVRQEIGDVLRDFRLQKGRTLRQVASKASVALGYLSEVERGQKEASSEILASVADALETPVSVIMREVGDRIAVLEGLEPVIPDTVPDEFVSAMDSDLVAR, encoded by the coding sequence ATGATTCTTGTACGTCAGGAAATCGGCGACGTGCTCAGGGACTTCCGCCTGCAAAAGGGTCGTACGCTCCGCCAGGTCGCCAGCAAGGCGAGTGTCGCGCTCGGGTACCTCAGCGAGGTCGAGCGCGGGCAGAAGGAGGCGTCGAGTGAGATCCTCGCCTCCGTGGCCGACGCTCTGGAGACGCCGGTCTCGGTCATCATGCGCGAGGTCGGCGATCGGATCGCGGTGCTCGAGGGTCTCGAGCCGGTCATTCCGGACACGGTTCCGGACGAGTTCGTCTCGGCGATGGACTCGGACCTGGTCGCCCGCTGA
- a CDS encoding nicotinamide-nucleotide amidohydrolase family protein has product MPSREPSATEAVVRSLIDRGLTVAAAESLTGGLLTAELTSVPGASAVVLGGAVVYATELKHTLLGVDADLLATEGPVHPEVARQLAAGVRDRLAVAGRRADIGVATTGVAGPDPQGGRPVGTVYVGVASDAGARSIALALTGDRDGIRRQTVVEAVRALAEELGITGV; this is encoded by the coding sequence GTGCCGTCGCGTGAGCCCTCGGCCACCGAGGCCGTCGTCCGTTCGCTGATCGACCGCGGGCTCACCGTCGCCGCGGCCGAGTCGCTGACCGGGGGGCTGCTCACCGCAGAGCTCACGAGCGTCCCCGGCGCCTCCGCCGTCGTCCTCGGGGGAGCCGTCGTCTATGCGACGGAGCTGAAGCACACTCTGCTCGGCGTGGATGCCGACCTGCTCGCGACGGAGGGCCCCGTCCACCCCGAGGTCGCCCGGCAGCTGGCCGCCGGCGTGCGCGACCGGCTGGCCGTCGCGGGTCGGCGCGCGGACATCGGCGTGGCGACGACGGGTGTCGCCGGACCGGACCCGCAGGGCGGCAGGCCGGTCGGAACCGTCTACGTCGGCGTCGCCTCCGACGCCGGTGCGCGATCGATCGCACTAGCGCTGACGGGAGACCGCGACGGCATCCGCCGGCAGACGGTCGTCGAGGCCGTCAGGGCGCTCGCGGAAGAACTGGGCATAACGGGTGTTTGA
- the pgsA gene encoding CDP-diacylglycerol--glycerol-3-phosphate 3-phosphatidyltransferase yields the protein MSVPDTPPPAAADGGTEHVSNWNLPNAITVVRILLAPLFVWMLLADGGDDGWLRWAAAALFIVAIATDGVDGALARRQGLVTDLGKLLDPIADKVLTGGALIALSILGELPWWVTIVILVREIGITVYRFVVIRQGVIAASRGGKIKTIVQSVAISFALVPLWTVFGDWIFWVNGILMTAAVILTVWTGIDYLWQAWKGRRAKRAVA from the coding sequence ATGTCGGTGCCCGACACCCCTCCGCCCGCCGCGGCGGACGGCGGAACTGAGCACGTGAGCAACTGGAACCTGCCCAACGCGATCACGGTCGTGCGCATCCTGCTCGCCCCGCTGTTCGTCTGGATGCTGCTCGCCGACGGCGGTGACGACGGCTGGCTCCGGTGGGCCGCAGCGGCCCTGTTCATCGTCGCGATCGCGACGGACGGCGTCGACGGGGCCCTCGCCCGCCGGCAGGGACTCGTCACCGATCTCGGCAAGCTCCTCGACCCCATCGCCGACAAGGTGCTCACCGGCGGCGCGCTCATCGCGCTCTCCATCCTGGGCGAGCTGCCCTGGTGGGTGACGATCGTCATCCTGGTCCGCGAGATCGGCATCACCGTCTACCGCTTCGTGGTGATCCGCCAGGGCGTCATCGCCGCATCGCGCGGCGGCAAGATCAAGACCATCGTCCAGTCGGTCGCCATCTCCTTCGCGCTCGTCCCGCTGTGGACGGTGTTCGGGGACTGGATCTTCTGGGTGAACGGCATCCTCATGACCGCTGCCGTCATCCTCACCGTCTGGACCGGGATCGACTACCTCTGGCAGGCTTGGAAGGGCCGGAGAGCGAAGCGTGCCGTCGCGTGA